A single genomic interval of Streptomyces sp. BA2 harbors:
- a CDS encoding SDR family NAD(P)-dependent oxidoreductase, translating to MSDAGGPYAGGPYAGEPYAGLPYAGQPFVGQPLACETFAGKVVVITGASAGIGSGLARHAADLGMRLVLADIAAERLAGLAEELRASGAEVESVVTDVSEPASVDALADRAYDRFGAVDMLINNAGIMAMGYSWEIPAERWDAALRINIGGCVNGIRSFVPRLLEQSTQSWVLNVSSVGGLLPSPLMAPYSVTKFGTLALTESLAYEMQMKQAPVRVSVVLPDSVKSEIFKAARPGGGTPPEIAGFDEQLQERADTQGITPAEHARRVFEQAAEGRYWITPQPEMIDAALQPRTDMILSRTNPGLDLGGV from the coding sequence ATGAGCGACGCAGGCGGGCCGTACGCAGGCGGGCCCTACGCAGGCGAGCCGTACGCAGGCCTGCCCTATGCGGGCCAGCCCTTCGTGGGCCAGCCCCTCGCGTGCGAGACCTTCGCGGGCAAGGTCGTCGTCATCACCGGTGCGTCCGCCGGTATCGGGTCCGGCCTCGCCCGGCATGCGGCGGACCTCGGCATGCGGCTCGTCCTGGCCGACATAGCCGCCGAGCGCCTCGCGGGCCTGGCCGAAGAGCTGCGCGCCTCCGGAGCCGAGGTCGAGTCGGTCGTGACGGACGTGTCGGAGCCGGCCTCCGTCGACGCCCTCGCGGACCGCGCGTACGACCGCTTCGGCGCGGTCGACATGCTGATCAACAACGCGGGGATCATGGCGATGGGCTACTCCTGGGAGATCCCCGCCGAGCGCTGGGACGCCGCCCTGCGGATCAACATCGGCGGCTGTGTGAACGGCATACGCTCCTTCGTGCCGCGCCTGCTCGAGCAGTCCACGCAGAGCTGGGTGCTCAATGTGTCCTCGGTCGGCGGACTGCTGCCGAGCCCGCTGATGGCGCCGTACAGCGTCACCAAGTTCGGGACGCTCGCGCTCACCGAATCCCTCGCCTACGAAATGCAGATGAAGCAGGCGCCGGTGCGGGTCTCCGTCGTGCTGCCGGACTCGGTCAAGAGCGAGATATTCAAGGCCGCGCGGCCGGGGGGCGGCACACCGCCCGAGATAGCGGGGTTCGACGAACAGCTCCAGGAGCGCGCCGACACCCAGGGCATCACGCCTGCGGAGCACGCCCGCCGTGTCTTCGAGCAGGCCGCCGAGGGCCGTTACTGGATCACTCCGCAGCCCGAGATGATCGACGCGGCACTCCAGCCGCGCACGGACATGATCCTTTCCCGGACGAATCCGGGACTTGACCTGGGCGGGGTCTGA
- the aceE gene encoding pyruvate dehydrogenase (acetyl-transferring), homodimeric type, which translates to MTDPSAIQPSELDQLPDRDPEETAEWQASLDAVTQAAGPHRAAYLMRRTLERAEGAGLALPKLLETDYVNTIPTSAEPAIEGDEAMEQRIAAWNRWNAAAMVTRGSKYGVGGHIATFASAAWLYETGFNHFFKGKESQESPGSGDQLYIQGHASPGIYARAFLDGRLNEAQLDNFRRESGGDGLPSYPHPRRLPWLWEFPTVSMGLGPLSAIYQARFNRYLSNRGIKDVSASHVWAFLGDGEMDEPESTAALALAAREELDNLTYVINCNLQRLDGPVRANFRVVQELEAQFRGAGWNVIKVLWGNAWDELFQLDTTGALVRRLREVPDAQFQTYATRDAAYIREHFFGSEPALVELGKLLSDDKISECFHLSRGGHEARKVYAAYRAALTHKGAPTVILAQTVKGFTLGKGFESKNANHQMKKLTVDEFKDMRDLLELPISDSDFVDGVVPYGHPGADSPEVRYLQERRAALGGPAPARRTQPLAPLPAPADKSFASFDKGSGSQSMATTMAFVRLVKDLIRDKETGKRWVPIVPDEARTFGMESLFPSLGIYSPKGQNYEPVDRDQLMYYREAKDGQILNEGITEAGSMADFIAASSSYATHGEAMIPFYIFYSMFGWQRTADQMWQLGDQLGRGFLVGATAGRTTLTGEGLQHADGHSPVIAATNPAAMSYDPAFAYEVAAIVKDGLRRMYGEAAPGEDQNVFYYLTVYNEPMPQPAKPAGVDEGIVRGLYRFNTAETAGLSAAANAARIQLIGSGTAIHWTLSAQKMLAEEWGVAADVWSATSWTELRRDALEADEAILRGEERTPYVRTALEGAQGPVLAVSDYMRQVPDQIAQWVEQDYSSLGADGFGLSDTRDAARRHFGIDAESIVVASLAQLARRGEVPASAVKEARAKYGL; encoded by the coding sequence ATGACCGACCCCTCCGCAATCCAGCCGAGCGAGCTCGACCAGCTCCCGGACCGCGACCCCGAGGAGACCGCCGAATGGCAGGCCTCCCTGGACGCCGTTACCCAGGCGGCCGGGCCGCACCGAGCCGCATACCTGATGCGGCGCACGCTGGAGCGCGCCGAGGGCGCGGGCCTGGCGCTGCCCAAGCTCCTTGAGACCGACTACGTCAACACCATCCCCACCTCCGCCGAGCCGGCGATCGAGGGCGACGAGGCGATGGAGCAGCGGATCGCCGCGTGGAACCGCTGGAACGCGGCCGCGATGGTGACCCGGGGCAGCAAATACGGCGTCGGCGGCCACATCGCCACCTTCGCCTCCGCCGCCTGGCTGTACGAGACCGGCTTCAACCACTTCTTCAAGGGCAAGGAATCCCAGGAGTCTCCCGGCTCCGGCGACCAGCTCTACATCCAGGGCCACGCCTCCCCCGGCATCTACGCCCGCGCCTTCCTCGACGGCCGTCTGAACGAGGCGCAGCTCGACAACTTCCGCCGCGAGTCGGGCGGCGACGGCCTGCCGTCCTACCCGCACCCGCGCCGGCTGCCCTGGCTGTGGGAGTTCCCGACCGTATCGATGGGTCTGGGTCCGCTCTCCGCGATCTACCAGGCGCGCTTCAACCGGTACCTCTCCAACCGCGGCATCAAGGACGTCTCCGCCTCGCACGTGTGGGCGTTCCTCGGTGACGGCGAGATGGACGAGCCCGAGTCGACGGCGGCCCTCGCGCTCGCCGCGCGTGAGGAGCTCGACAACCTCACGTACGTCATCAACTGCAACCTGCAGCGCCTCGACGGCCCGGTCCGCGCCAACTTCCGCGTGGTCCAGGAGCTGGAGGCCCAGTTCCGCGGCGCCGGCTGGAACGTCATCAAGGTCCTGTGGGGCAACGCCTGGGACGAGCTGTTCCAGCTCGACACCACGGGCGCCCTGGTCCGCCGCCTCCGCGAGGTGCCGGACGCGCAGTTCCAGACGTACGCGACGCGCGACGCCGCCTACATCCGCGAGCACTTCTTCGGCTCCGAGCCCGCGCTCGTCGAGCTCGGCAAACTGCTCAGCGACGACAAGATCAGCGAGTGCTTCCACCTCTCGCGCGGCGGCCACGAGGCCCGCAAGGTCTACGCGGCCTACCGCGCGGCGCTCACCCACAAGGGCGCGCCGACCGTGATCCTCGCGCAGACGGTCAAGGGCTTCACGCTCGGCAAGGGCTTCGAGTCCAAGAACGCCAACCACCAGATGAAGAAGCTCACGGTGGACGAGTTCAAGGACATGCGTGACCTCCTTGAGCTGCCGATCTCGGACAGTGACTTCGTCGACGGCGTGGTGCCCTACGGCCACCCCGGCGCCGACTCCCCCGAGGTCCGTTACCTCCAGGAGCGCCGTGCCGCGCTCGGCGGTCCTGCCCCGGCCCGCCGCACGCAGCCGCTCGCGCCGCTGCCCGCCCCGGCCGACAAGTCGTTCGCGTCGTTCGACAAGGGCTCGGGCTCGCAGTCGATGGCGACGACCATGGCCTTCGTACGCCTCGTCAAGGACCTGATCCGTGACAAGGAGACCGGCAAGCGCTGGGTGCCGATCGTCCCCGACGAGGCGCGCACCTTCGGCATGGAGTCGCTCTTCCCCTCGCTCGGCATCTACTCGCCGAAGGGCCAGAACTACGAGCCGGTCGACCGCGACCAGCTGATGTACTACCGCGAGGCCAAGGACGGGCAGATCCTCAACGAGGGGATCACCGAGGCCGGTTCGATGGCGGACTTCATCGCCGCGTCGTCGTCGTACGCGACGCACGGCGAAGCCATGATCCCGTTCTACATCTTCTACTCGATGTTCGGCTGGCAGCGGACCGCCGACCAGATGTGGCAGCTCGGCGACCAGCTCGGCCGCGGCTTCCTCGTCGGCGCCACCGCCGGTCGTACGACGCTGACGGGTGAGGGTCTGCAGCACGCGGACGGCCACTCGCCGGTGATCGCCGCGACGAACCCCGCCGCCATGTCGTACGACCCGGCGTTCGCCTACGAGGTCGCGGCGATCGTCAAGGACGGTCTGCGCCGGATGTACGGCGAGGCCGCCCCCGGTGAGGACCAGAACGTCTTCTACTACCTCACCGTCTACAACGAGCCGATGCCGCAGCCCGCGAAGCCCGCGGGTGTCGACGAGGGCATCGTGCGCGGTCTGTACCGCTTCAACACCGCCGAGACGGCCGGTCTTTCGGCGGCCGCCAACGCGGCGCGCATCCAGCTGATCGGTTCGGGTACCGCCATCCACTGGACTCTCTCCGCGCAGAAGATGCTCGCCGAGGAGTGGGGTGTGGCCGCCGACGTGTGGTCCGCGACCTCCTGGACCGAGCTGCGCCGCGACGCCCTGGAGGCGGACGAGGCGATCCTGCGCGGCGAGGAGCGGACTCCGTACGTGCGTACGGCACTTGAGGGTGCGCAGGGTCCCGTGCTCGCCGTCTCGGACTACATGCGGCAGGTTCCCGACCAGATCGCGCAGTGGGTCGAGCAGGACTACTCGTCGCTCGGCGCGGACGGCTTCGGCCTCTCCGACACGCGTGACGCGGCTCGTCGCCACTTCGGCATCGACGCGGAGTCGATCGTCGTGGCCTCGCTCGCGCAGCTTGCCCGTCGTGGCGAGGTGCCGGCCTCCGCGGTGAAGGAGGCTCGGGCCAAGTACGGTCTGTAG
- the sucB gene encoding 2-oxoglutarate dehydrogenase, E2 component, dihydrolipoamide succinyltransferase, which produces MAVSVSLPALGESVTEGTVTRWLKAEGERVEADEPLLEVSTDKVDTEIPSPAAGILASIKVAEDETVEVGAELAVIDDGSGAPAAESAPAAEQPAQAEAPAPAAEAPAAPAPAAEAPAAPAAPAGGASGTDVTLPALGESVTEGTVTRWLKEVGEEVAEDEPLLEVSTDKVDTEIPSPAAGVLLEIVVGEDETAEVGAKLAVIGAPGAAPAAAAPAAPAAPAAAPAAPAAPAAPAAPAAPAAPAAAAPAPAQPAAPAAPAAPAPAQPAAPAPSAPAAPASPSDDGAYVTPLVRKLANEHGVSLSDVKGTGVGGRIRKQDVVAAAEAKKSAPAPAAAAPAASKAPALEASPLRGQTVKMTRMRKVIGDNMMKALHSQAQLTSVVEVDITKLMKLRAKAKDAFAAREGVKLSPMPFFVKAAAQALKAHPVVNARINDDEGTITYFDSENIGIAVDAEKGLMTPVIKGAGDLNIAGISKKTAELAGKARGGGLTPDDMSGATFTVSNTGSRGALFDTVIVPPNQAAILGIGATVKRPVVINHPDLGETIAVRDMTYLSLSYDHRLVDGADAARYLTTVKAILEAGEFEVELGL; this is translated from the coding sequence ATGGCGGTTTCCGTATCCCTTCCGGCGCTCGGCGAGAGCGTCACCGAGGGCACTGTCACCCGTTGGCTGAAGGCCGAGGGCGAGCGCGTCGAGGCCGACGAGCCGCTGCTCGAGGTCTCGACCGACAAGGTCGACACCGAGATCCCCTCCCCGGCCGCAGGCATCCTGGCCTCCATCAAGGTCGCCGAGGACGAGACCGTCGAGGTCGGCGCCGAGCTGGCCGTCATCGACGACGGCAGCGGTGCGCCCGCTGCCGAGTCCGCTCCGGCCGCCGAGCAGCCCGCTCAGGCCGAGGCTCCGGCCCCTGCCGCCGAGGCCCCCGCGGCTCCGGCTCCCGCCGCCGAGGCCCCTGCCGCTCCGGCCGCCCCGGCCGGTGGCGCCTCCGGCACCGACGTCACGCTGCCCGCCCTGGGCGAGTCGGTCACCGAAGGCACCGTCACCCGTTGGCTGAAGGAGGTCGGCGAGGAGGTCGCGGAGGACGAGCCCCTGCTCGAGGTCTCCACGGACAAGGTCGACACCGAGATCCCCTCCCCGGCCGCGGGCGTGCTGCTCGAGATCGTCGTGGGCGAGGACGAGACCGCTGAGGTCGGCGCCAAGCTCGCCGTCATCGGCGCTCCCGGTGCCGCGCCCGCCGCTGCCGCTCCGGCTGCCCCGGCCGCTCCGGCCGCTGCTCCGGCGGCGCCTGCTGCCCCGGCCGCCCCCGCGGCTCCCGCAGCCCCGGCCGCGCCCGCCGCTGCCGCTCCGGCTCCGGCACAGCCCGCGGCTCCGGCCGCTCCGGCCGCGCCCGCCCCGGCTCAGCCCGCCGCTCCGGCTCCGTCCGCGCCTGCCGCCCCGGCCTCCCCGTCCGACGACGGCGCGTACGTCACGCCGCTGGTCCGCAAGCTCGCGAACGAGCACGGCGTGAGCCTGTCGGACGTCAAGGGCACCGGCGTCGGTGGCCGCATCCGCAAGCAGGACGTCGTCGCGGCCGCCGAGGCCAAGAAGTCGGCCCCGGCTCCGGCCGCCGCCGCTCCGGCAGCTTCGAAGGCCCCGGCCCTCGAGGCGTCCCCGCTGCGCGGTCAGACGGTCAAGATGACCCGCATGCGCAAGGTCATCGGCGACAACATGATGAAGGCGCTGCACTCGCAGGCCCAGCTGACCTCGGTCGTCGAGGTCGACATCACGAAGCTGATGAAGCTGCGCGCCAAGGCGAAGGACGCGTTCGCGGCTCGTGAGGGCGTCAAGCTCTCCCCGATGCCGTTCTTCGTCAAGGCCGCCGCCCAGGCGCTGAAGGCCCACCCGGTCGTCAACGCCCGGATCAACGACGACGAAGGCACCATCACGTACTTCGACTCGGAGAACATCGGCATCGCCGTGGACGCCGAGAAGGGTCTGATGACGCCGGTCATCAAGGGGGCGGGCGACCTGAACATCGCCGGTATCTCCAAGAAGACCGCCGAGCTCGCCGGCAAGGCCCGTGGCGGTGGCCTCACCCCGGACGACATGTCCGGTGCCACCTTCACGGTCTCCAACACCGGTTCGCGCGGTGCCCTGTTCGACACGGTCATCGTGCCGCCGAACCAGGCCGCGATCCTCGGCATCGGTGCCACGGTGAAGCGTCCGGTCGTCATCAACCACCCGGATCTCGGCGAGACCATCGCCGTCCGTGACATGACGTACCTCTCGCTCTCCTACGACCACCGTCTGGTGGACGGCGCGGACGCCGCCCGCTACCTGACCACGGTCAAGGCGATCCTTGAGGCCGGCGAGTTCGAGGTCGAGCTCGGCCTGTAG
- a CDS encoding SDR family oxidoreductase encodes MDNTQSLTGKIALVAGATRGAGRAMAVELGRAGATVYATGRTTREHTSEVGRTAETIEETAELITAAGREADGPGTGIAVPTDHLEPEQVEALVDRIDREQGRLDILVNDIWGGDVHVEWDKKMWEHDLGKGLRLMRLGIETHVVTSRYALPLLVRNPGGLVVEVTDGTEEYNGPNYRKPFYYDLAKAAPLRMAFGLAEELEEYGCTALCLTPGWLRSEAMLDTHFKVTEENWLDGRKQNPHFAISETPTFVGRALVALAADPEVARWNGTSLSSGGLAKEYGFTDVDGSAPDAWRYITEVDQESKEADVTGYR; translated from the coding sequence ATGGACAACACGCAGTCACTGACCGGAAAGATCGCTCTCGTCGCCGGTGCCACCCGCGGCGCGGGCCGGGCCATGGCCGTGGAGCTCGGCCGCGCCGGAGCCACCGTGTACGCGACGGGGCGCACGACCCGCGAGCACACCAGCGAGGTCGGCCGCACCGCGGAGACCATCGAGGAGACCGCGGAGCTGATCACCGCCGCGGGCCGGGAGGCGGACGGACCCGGCACCGGGATCGCCGTACCCACCGATCATCTGGAGCCCGAGCAGGTCGAGGCACTCGTCGACCGGATCGACCGTGAGCAGGGCCGTCTGGACATCCTGGTGAACGACATCTGGGGCGGCGACGTCCACGTCGAGTGGGACAAGAAGATGTGGGAGCACGATCTCGGCAAGGGGCTGCGCCTGATGCGCCTCGGCATCGAGACCCACGTCGTCACCAGCCGGTACGCGCTGCCGCTGCTCGTCAGGAACCCCGGCGGCCTGGTCGTCGAGGTCACCGACGGGACAGAGGAGTACAACGGCCCCAACTACCGCAAGCCCTTCTACTACGACCTCGCCAAGGCGGCCCCGCTGCGGATGGCGTTCGGCCTCGCCGAGGAACTCGAGGAGTACGGCTGCACGGCCCTCTGCCTGACCCCCGGCTGGCTGCGCTCCGAGGCGATGCTCGACACCCACTTCAAGGTGACCGAGGAGAACTGGCTCGACGGCCGCAAGCAGAACCCGCACTTCGCGATCTCCGAGACCCCGACCTTCGTCGGCCGGGCCCTGGTCGCGCTCGCCGCCGACCCCGAAGTGGCCCGCTGGAACGGCACGTCGCTCTCCAGCGGAGGTCTCGCCAAGGAATACGGCTTCACGGACGTCGACGGCTCGGCGCCCGACGCCTGGCGCTACATCACAGAGGTCGACCAGGAGAGCAAGGAGGCGGACGTCACCGGTTACCGCTAG
- a CDS encoding DUF4240 domain-containing protein, producing the protein MDETEFWEIVDRTRVAAEGDPEDHADLLTEKLLELEPDMVLDFARHFEARYNRAYRWDLWGASWVLLGGASDDAFDYFRCWLIGQGREVFEGALHDPDSLADLLDDFDEDIDGDGEELGYAADEAYEQLTGVVTPDLGIAPAPTEPQGTPLDFENEAAMAQRYPKLWERFGEVD; encoded by the coding sequence ATGGACGAGACGGAGTTCTGGGAGATCGTGGACCGCACCCGCGTGGCCGCCGAGGGCGACCCCGAGGACCACGCCGACCTGCTCACCGAGAAGCTCCTTGAGCTTGAGCCGGACATGGTGCTCGACTTCGCCCGTCACTTCGAGGCGCGCTACAACCGCGCGTACCGCTGGGATCTGTGGGGAGCTTCCTGGGTCCTCCTCGGCGGCGCCAGTGACGACGCCTTCGACTACTTCCGCTGCTGGCTGATCGGCCAGGGGCGCGAGGTCTTCGAGGGAGCCCTGCACGACCCGGACTCCCTCGCGGATCTCCTCGACGACTTCGACGAGGACATCGACGGTGACGGCGAGGAGCTCGGCTACGCCGCGGACGAGGCGTACGAGCAGCTCACCGGCGTCGTCACCCCCGACCTCGGCATCGCTCCCGCCCCTACGGAGCCACAGGGGACGCCGCTCGACTTCGAGAACGAAGCGGCGATGGCCCAGCGCTATCCGAAACTGTGGGAACGCTTCGGCGAGGTCGACTGA
- a CDS encoding SDR family NAD(P)-dependent oxidoreductase, which yields MNRYAGRRALVTGGGSGIGQATVLRILDEGGSVVAADVSEAGLTDTSEKAGAAADRLTTLVVDIADETSVREGVAAAVTALGGLDVLVNAAGVLRSSHTHKTSLDSFNRVIQINLVGTFLVTREAIPALLDGEDAAVINFSSTSAMFAHPYMAAYAASKGGVQSMTHALASEYGKQGIRFNSVQPGSISSGMTDGSGASKQSVGPGLPEDADMSLFMKLAPAIGQGFAGPESVASVVALLGSEDGKFITGTEVRVDGGTHF from the coding sequence ATGAACCGCTACGCAGGCCGTCGCGCACTCGTCACCGGCGGTGGCTCGGGCATCGGGCAGGCCACCGTCCTGCGGATCCTCGACGAGGGCGGCAGCGTCGTGGCCGCCGACGTCAGCGAGGCGGGCCTGACGGACACCTCCGAGAAGGCGGGCGCCGCGGCCGACCGCCTCACCACCCTCGTGGTGGACATCGCGGACGAGACTTCGGTGCGCGAGGGCGTCGCCGCCGCCGTCACCGCACTCGGCGGCCTTGACGTGCTGGTGAACGCGGCGGGCGTGCTCCGCTCCTCGCACACGCACAAGACCAGCCTGGATTCCTTCAACCGCGTCATCCAGATCAACCTGGTGGGCACGTTCCTGGTGACCCGCGAAGCGATCCCGGCGCTGCTCGACGGCGAGGACGCGGCCGTCATCAACTTCAGCTCCACATCAGCGATGTTCGCCCACCCGTACATGGCGGCGTACGCGGCGAGCAAGGGCGGCGTCCAGTCCATGACGCACGCGCTGGCCAGTGAGTACGGCAAGCAGGGAATCCGCTTCAACTCCGTTCAGCCCGGCTCCATATCCAGCGGCATGACCGACGGCAGCGGCGCCAGCAAGCAGAGCGTGGGCCCCGGGCTGCCCGAGGACGCCGACATGAGCCTGTTCATGAAGCTGGCCCCGGCCATCGGCCAGGGCTTCGCGGGACCGGAATCCGTGGCCTCGGTCGTCGCCCTGCTCGGCTCGGAGGACGGCAAGTTCATCACCGGCACCGAGGTCCGGGTCGACGGCGGCACCCACTTCTGA
- a CDS encoding helix-turn-helix transcriptional regulator, with protein sequence MRAARLIKMVLLLQARPSMTAAELAGELEVSERTITRDAQALSEAGVPVYADRGRAGGYRLIGGYRTRLTGLGRSEAEALFLSGVPGALREMGLEDAASAARLKVSAALMPSLRDASQNASQRFHLDAPGWFKETPAPELLPPLADAVWDDRRVTARYRRQDAEVERELEPYGLVLKAGVWYLCARVPDTGSFRVYRIDRFTAIAAGEDRFVRDEEFDLPGFWEERAEQFARAILRSEVVLRLSEAGVRQLPYATDSASTREALETASAPDEEGWVTLTLPVENEMVAYTQLMSLGPEVEVLAPAALRKRFAEAAQQMANRYG encoded by the coding sequence ATGCGCGCTGCACGCCTCATCAAGATGGTGCTTCTGCTCCAGGCCCGCCCCTCCATGACCGCCGCCGAGCTCGCGGGTGAGCTCGAAGTGTCCGAGCGGACCATCACGCGGGACGCCCAGGCCCTTTCGGAGGCGGGCGTCCCGGTGTACGCGGACCGGGGGCGGGCCGGCGGCTACCGCCTCATCGGCGGCTACCGCACCCGTCTCACCGGCCTCGGACGCAGCGAGGCGGAGGCCCTGTTCCTCTCCGGAGTGCCGGGCGCGCTGCGGGAGATGGGCCTGGAGGACGCGGCATCGGCGGCCCGCCTGAAGGTGTCGGCGGCGCTGATGCCTTCCCTCCGGGACGCTTCGCAGAACGCCTCGCAGCGGTTCCATCTGGACGCGCCGGGCTGGTTCAAGGAGACACCGGCGCCCGAACTGCTGCCCCCGCTGGCGGACGCGGTGTGGGACGACCGGCGCGTCACCGCCCGCTACCGGCGCCAGGACGCCGAGGTGGAACGGGAGTTGGAGCCCTACGGCCTCGTGCTCAAGGCCGGGGTCTGGTATCTGTGCGCGCGGGTGCCCGACACGGGTTCGTTCCGGGTCTACCGCATCGACCGGTTCACCGCGATCGCTGCCGGTGAGGACCGCTTCGTACGCGACGAGGAATTCGACCTGCCGGGCTTCTGGGAGGAACGGGCCGAGCAGTTCGCGCGGGCGATCCTGCGCTCCGAGGTCGTGCTCCGGCTCTCCGAGGCGGGCGTACGACAGCTTCCGTACGCCACGGATTCCGCGTCCACGCGGGAAGCACTGGAAACAGCGAGCGCCCCGGACGAGGAGGGCTGGGTGACGCTGACCCTCCCCGTGGAGAACGAGATGGTGGCGTACACCCAGCTCATGTCCCTGGGGCCGGAGGTGGAGGTCCTAGCCCCGGCGGCTCTGAGGAAACGCTTCGCGGAAGCGGCCCAACAAATGGCGAACCGCTACGGGTAA
- a CDS encoding peptidoglycan recognition protein family protein, with amino-acid sequence MRVFRGVSAARVPPVVRAVLGCVPGAAAVGLLLLCALFVGPGVSGASGQASDGPVAFAGLGERAGVTGRHSVMPAAAAPVRRAVEHPAAQPHVVPRAEWLAGAVREPPPARYADRVQAVFVHHTDTPNSYDCADAPRTIRYLYAGQTGGRQWDDIGYNFLVDRCGTVYEGRAGGIERAVVGAHTQGFNQGSVGIAAIGTFTAGSPVPRAMTDAVAALVAWKLGLSDVDPRSTVRLVSSNSLSKYPAGARVLFSSVSGHNDGYSTSCPGAALTAALPAIRETAARLQNR; translated from the coding sequence ATGCGTGTCTTCCGTGGGGTGTCCGCGGCGCGCGTGCCGCCGGTGGTGCGCGCGGTGCTGGGTTGCGTGCCGGGGGCCGCTGCCGTGGGGCTTCTGCTGTTGTGTGCGTTGTTCGTGGGGCCAGGGGTGTCGGGGGCGTCGGGGCAGGCGAGTGACGGTCCGGTGGCGTTCGCCGGGCTCGGGGAGCGGGCAGGCGTGACCGGGCGGCACTCCGTGATGCCGGCGGCCGCGGCGCCGGTGCGCAGGGCGGTGGAGCATCCGGCGGCGCAGCCTCACGTGGTGCCGCGCGCCGAGTGGCTGGCAGGTGCGGTGCGGGAGCCGCCGCCCGCCCGGTACGCCGACCGGGTCCAGGCGGTGTTCGTGCACCACACGGACACACCGAACAGCTACGACTGCGCCGACGCCCCGCGCACCATCCGCTATCTGTACGCCGGTCAGACCGGGGGGAGGCAGTGGGACGACATCGGTTACAACTTCCTCGTCGACCGGTGCGGGACCGTCTACGAGGGGCGTGCAGGCGGCATCGAGAGGGCCGTCGTCGGGGCGCACACACAGGGCTTCAACCAGGGGTCGGTGGGGATCGCGGCGATCGGGACGTTCACGGCGGGGAGTCCTGTTCCCCGGGCGATGACCGATGCCGTGGCGGCGCTGGTCGCGTGGAAGCTCGGCCTTTCGGACGTGGACCCGCGTTCCACGGTGCGGCTGGTCTCCTCGAACAGCCTCAGCAAGTACCCGGCGGGGGCGAGGGTGCTGTTCAGCTCGGTGTCCGGGCACAACGACGGTTACTCCACGTCCTGCCCGGGAGCGGCGCTGACGGCCGCTCTCCCCGCGATCAGGGAGACGGCCGCACGGTTGCAGAACCGGTGA
- a CDS encoding GntR family transcriptional regulator has protein sequence MTAPVVHSLREQIREHIVEGIVSGRWQPGERIVERRIAVELEVSQTPVREALRELETLRLIESAPNKGVRVRNLTAADLEESYPVRAGLEAIAAELAAESLAEDCSALEPHVAALYEADRASDGTAQVRHTVGFHRELVRAADNSVLLHTWEGLGIEVFTALSIRWLGTVQQSYAEEHEALVSAFQRRDPAIAELVKAHVLGCAPRP, from the coding sequence ATGACCGCGCCCGTCGTTCACTCGCTGCGCGAACAGATCCGCGAGCACATCGTGGAGGGGATCGTCAGCGGGCGCTGGCAGCCGGGCGAGCGGATCGTGGAGCGGCGCATCGCCGTGGAGCTGGAGGTCTCGCAGACCCCCGTACGGGAGGCGCTGCGGGAGCTTGAGACACTGCGGCTCATCGAGTCGGCGCCCAACAAGGGCGTACGCGTACGGAACTTGACCGCGGCGGACCTGGAGGAGAGCTACCCCGTCCGTGCTGGCCTTGAGGCCATCGCGGCCGAACTCGCGGCGGAGAGCCTGGCGGAGGACTGCTCGGCCCTCGAACCCCATGTCGCCGCCCTCTACGAGGCGGACCGGGCCTCCGACGGCACGGCTCAGGTGCGCCACACGGTCGGTTTCCACCGGGAGTTGGTGCGGGCCGCGGACAACTCCGTTCTGCTGCACACCTGGGAGGGTCTCGGCATCGAGGTCTTCACGGCGCTGTCGATCCGGTGGCTCGGGACGGTGCAGCAGTCGTACGCGGAGGAGCACGAGGCCCTCGTCTCGGCGTTCCAGCGGCGGGATCCCGCGATCGCGGAGCTGGTGAAGGCCCACGTCCTGGGCTGTGCGCCGCGTCCCTGA